One region of Methanomicrobiales archaeon genomic DNA includes:
- a CDS encoding aldehyde dehydrogenase family protein has protein sequence MQMRIGGQELASSSGAWIPVVNPATGEAVDRVPQGTEEDVDAAVDAAEEAFPGWSARTVRERGKVLLRAAAMIREEHKDLARLLTREQGKPIGESVDELRGLANILEFYGGISAAVHGDLLHLGGSSDAVVIHEPIGICGAIIPWNMPAIIMGWKVAPALLAGNAMIFKPASEAPLTVLRLAAILERGGLPPGVLNVVTGRGGVVGEAIVRHPAIRRISFTGDTATGHRIRELAASSLKEVSLELGGSDPMVVWRDADLDAAVAGAVRGRFYNAGQTCTAVKRLYLHEEIAGAFVKKLQARVEGLTVGSGLDPSVDMGPLVSMAQRERVSRAVEEVRESRKGAILAGGRAPPGAEYDAGSFYLPTLIRDPPPGSAVLEDEIFGPVLPVMAVADLDDALEQANGTRYGLGASVWTRDLHVAREFFSQVQAGIVWVNRHLTVLPEVPFGGVKESGTGRENGIQAYFNWTRTKSVFVDW, from the coding sequence ATGCAGATGCGGATCGGAGGCCAGGAGCTGGCCTCATCCAGCGGGGCCTGGATCCCGGTCGTCAATCCCGCAACCGGCGAAGCGGTGGACCGGGTGCCCCAGGGGACGGAAGAGGACGTGGATGCCGCGGTGGACGCCGCGGAAGAGGCATTTCCGGGCTGGTCCGCGCGGACCGTCCGCGAGCGGGGGAAGGTGCTCCTGCGGGCGGCTGCGATGATCCGGGAAGAGCACAAAGACCTCGCCCGCCTGCTCACCCGCGAGCAGGGGAAACCGATCGGCGAATCCGTCGACGAGCTACGCGGCCTGGCCAACATCCTGGAGTTCTACGGCGGCATCTCCGCAGCCGTGCACGGCGACCTGCTGCATCTCGGGGGATCGAGCGACGCGGTGGTGATTCACGAGCCGATCGGGATCTGCGGGGCGATCATCCCCTGGAACATGCCCGCGATCATCATGGGCTGGAAGGTCGCGCCGGCGCTCCTCGCCGGGAACGCGATGATCTTCAAGCCCGCCTCCGAGGCGCCGCTCACCGTGCTCCGTCTGGCGGCGATCCTGGAGCGGGGCGGTCTCCCCCCCGGCGTGCTGAACGTCGTGACGGGGAGGGGCGGCGTGGTCGGGGAGGCGATCGTCCGCCACCCCGCGATCCGCCGCATCTCGTTCACCGGGGATACCGCCACGGGACACCGCATCCGCGAGCTCGCCGCATCGAGCCTGAAGGAGGTCTCCCTGGAGCTCGGCGGCTCCGACCCGATGGTTGTCTGGCGGGACGCCGACCTGGACGCCGCCGTGGCCGGCGCCGTCCGCGGCCGCTTCTACAACGCCGGGCAGACCTGCACCGCGGTGAAGCGCCTCTACCTCCACGAAGAGATCGCCGGTGCGTTCGTGAAGAAGCTGCAGGCGCGTGTGGAGGGGCTGACGGTGGGCAGCGGGCTCGACCCCTCCGTCGACATGGGCCCGCTCGTCAGCATGGCGCAGCGGGAGCGGGTGAGCCGGGCCGTGGAGGAGGTGCGGGAGAGCAGGAAGGGCGCGATCCTCGCCGGCGGGCGGGCGCCGCCCGGGGCGGAGTACGACGCCGGCTCCTTCTACCTGCCGACCCTCATCCGGGACCCCCCGCCCGGCTCCGCCGTGCTGGAGGACGAGATCTTCGGGCCCGTCCTGCCCGTCATGGCGGTGGCGGACCTAGACGACGCGCTCGAGCAGGCGAACGGCACCCGCTACGGCCTCGGGGCGTCGGTCTGGACGCGGGACCTGCATGTGGCCCGGGAGTTCTTCTCGCAGGTGCAGGCCGGCATCGTCTGGGTGAACCGCCACCTGACCGTGCTGCCCGAAGTCCCGTTTGGCGGCGTGAAGGAGAGCGGCACCGGGCGGGAGAACGGCATCCAGGCCTATTTCAACTGGACGCGCACAAAGAGCGTCTTCGTCGACTGGTAA